One window of the Populus trichocarpa isolate Nisqually-1 chromosome 9, P.trichocarpa_v4.1, whole genome shotgun sequence genome contains the following:
- the LOC7488133 gene encoding actin-depolymerizing factor 2 — protein sequence MANAASGMAVHDDCKLKFLELKAKRTYRFIVYKIEEEQKQVIVEKLGEPAQSYEDFTASLPADECRYAVYDFDFVTEENVQKSRIFFIAWCPDTSRVRSKMIYASSKDRFKRELDGIQVELQATDPTEMGLDVIKSRAS from the exons ATG GCCAATGCAGCATCTGGTATGGCAGTGCATGATGACTGCAAGCTGAAGTTTTTGGAGCTCAAGGCTAAAAGAACTTACCGCTTCATAGTTTACAAGATCGAAGAAGAGCAAAAGCAGGTTATTGTGGAAAAGCTTGGCGAGCCTGCCCAAAGCTATGAAGATTTTACTGCAAGCCTCCCTGCTGATGAGTGCCGCTATGCtgtttatgattttgattttgtgactGAAGAGAATGTCCAAAAGAGCAGAATCTTCTTCATTGCATG GTGTCCCGACACATCAAGGGTGAGAAGCAAGATGATTTATGCTAGTTCTAAGGACAGGTTCAAGAGAGAACTAGATGGTATTCAGGTAGAGTTGCAGGCAACCGATCCAACTGAAATGGGTCTCGATGTCATTAAAAGCCGTGCCAGCTAA
- the LOC7488132 gene encoding actin-depolymerizing factor 2, producing the protein MANAASGMAVHDDCKLKFLELKAKRTYRFIVYKIEEKQKQVIVEKLGEPAQSYEDFTASLPADECRFAVYDFDFVTAENVQKSRIFFIAWCPDTSRVRSKMIYASSKDRFKRELDGIQVELQATDPTEMGLDVIRSRAS; encoded by the exons ATG GCCAACGCAGCATCTGGTATGGCAGTGCATGATGACTGCAAGCTGAAATTTTTGGAGCTGAAGGCTAAAAGAACTTACCGCTTCATAGTTTATAAGATTGAGGAAAAGCAAAAGCAGGTTATTGTGGAGAAGCTTGGTGAGCCTGCCCAAAGCTATGAAGATTTTACTGCAAGCCTCCCTGCTGATGAGTGTCGCTTTGCtgtttatgattttgattttgtgactGCAGAGAATGTCCAGAAGAGCAGAATTTTCTTCATTGCATG GTGTCCCGACACATCAAGGGTGAGAAGCAAGATGATTTATGCTAGTTCTAAGGACAGGTTCAAGAGAGAACTAGATGGTATTCAGGTAGAGTTGCAGGCAACCGATCCAACTGAAATGGGTCTCGATGTCATTAGAAGCCGTGCCAGCTAA